Below is a genomic region from Deltaproteobacteria bacterium.
AACGGCTACGAAGGCCGGGAAGTAGCCTTGGCTACGAGCTCTCCGTCCGCCTGCGGGCCGAAGCCTATGGCGGAGAGCCCGAAGGCTAAGGCCCGCAGGCGGACCAGCAGGAGCTACCTGACAATACCTGCTCAAATGTTGGGAGACAACATCTCCAGAGACATCGTGACACGCTGCTGGGTATCCACGCTCTGATCGGCCAGTGTCTTTTTGACCTCTGAACACATGCGCTGCAGATCAGCAACCATCATCTCCAGGTCCTGTATGGTCTGACCGGCAGTCTTTTCTGTCACGTCCATGGCTTCGCGCAAGTTGGAGGCATCTTTTATCGCGGACTTAAGCGTGCTGAGCCTTTCCAGCCGGAGCGTCAGCTCTTCAAAATTTACTGGCTTCTTAAGATAATCGCCTGCCCCCTTTTTCATGGCTTCAACCGCAGTCTCTACCGTGGCATAGGCTGTCATGACAATGACTTCTGTCTGATTGTATTTCCCCTTAACCTCTTCCAGAACGCCAATGCCGTCCACATCTCCTGGCATGCTCAGATCGGTAATAACCAGATCAAAAAAGCGGTCAGAAACGATGTCAACCGCCTGATGACCATCCTCCACGGTCATGACCTCGTGCCCGGCCTTATTCAGCATCTTCTGCAACACCAGAAGCGTCCCCGGATCATCCTCCACCACGAGTATCTTCAAGTTTTCCATGACGCCGTCACTCCTTTACCTGATAAAAAATTGACCTCAAATGCCTCTTTGGTTCAAACCTTTTGGAGATGCCGGTCAGGGATTCA
It encodes:
- a CDS encoding response regulator; this encodes MENLKILVVEDDPGTLLVLQKMLNKAGHEVMTVEDGHQAVDIVSDRFFDLVITDLSMPGDVDGIGVLEEVKGKYNQTEVIVMTAYATVETAVEAMKKGAGDYLKKPVNFEELTLRLERLSTLKSAIKDASNLREAMDVTEKTAGQTIQDLEMMVADLQRMCSEVKKTLADQSVDTQQRVTMSLEMLSPNI